The stretch of DNA GCACTGTTGATCACATGAAAGACGAAGCGGCCAACTTCCCTGACCCGGCCGACCGTGCCAGCCAGGAAGAAGAGTTCGCCCTTGAGCTGCGCGCCCGCGACCGCGAGCGCAAACTGATCAAGAAGATCGACAAGACCCTCGAATTGATCCAGGACGAAGAGTACGGCTGGTGCGAGTCCTGCGGCATCGAGATCGGCGTCAAGCGCCTCGAGGCCCGTCCTACTGCGGATCTGTGCATCGACTGCAAGACCCTGGCGGAAATCAAGGAAAAGCAGGTCGGCAAGTAATCTCGACCTGAACGAAAAACGGAGCGTGCGAACGCTCCGTTTTTGTTTCTGTCTTTTGCCTTTGTGGGAGGGGGCTTGCTCCCGAATGCAGTGTGTCATTCAACATAAAAGTGTCTGATCCGACGCATTCGCGAGCAACCCCGGTCCCACAGGGGTAATGTGCGCGAATCCTGATAATTATTTTGTCCTCATGACTGCCAAAACCTTCCCCGCCTACATCGGCCGTTTCGCCCCGACACCCAGTGGCCACCTGCACTTCGGCTCGCTGGTCGCCGCCCTCGCCTCTTACCTCGACGCGCGCTCAGCAGGTGGACGCTGGCTGGTGCGCATGGAAGACCTCGATCCACCCCGGGAAGAACCCGGCGCGCAGACGGCGATCCTCACGGCGCTGGAAAGCTACGGTTTCGAGTGGGACGGCGAGATGGTACGCCAGAGTGACCGACACGCCGCCTACGCCGAAGTCCTCAACAGCCTGTTCAACCATGGCCTGGCCTACGCCTGCACCTGTTCGCGCAAACACCTGGAGCCGTATCACGGCATTTATCCAGGACTGTGCCGCAATGCCGGACATGCGCAGCAAGACGCGGCGATCCGCCTGCGCGTGCCCGAGCTGGAATATCATTTCATCGACCGGGTGCAGGGCGAGTTTCGCCAGCATCTGGGGCGCGATGTCGGCGATTTCGTGATTCGCCGCCGCGATGGCCTGTACGCCTATCAACTGGCAGTGGTGCTGGATGACGTCTGGCAAGGCATCACCGACATCGTGCGCGGGGCCGATCTGCTCGACTCCACCCCGCGCCAGCTTTACCTGCAAGAATTACTGGGCTTTCGTCAGCCACGCTACCTGCACCTGCCATTGATCACGCAACCGGACGGCAACAAACTCGGCAAATCCTACCGTTCGCCGCCTCTGGAAGCCGATCAGGCCACCCCTTTGCTGCTGCGGGCCCTGCGCGCGCTGGGGCAAAACCCTGGCGCCGAGCTGGCACACGCCACCCCGCAGGAGCTGCTGAAATGGGGCGCAAGCCACTGGGACGCAGCCCGGATCCCGCGCACACTGACCCTGCCCGAAGCGCAACTGCAATGACGACACTTGCAGTGGCGCGCCCATCCGTTACCATCGCCGCACGTTTTCGGGCACGCGCATAAAAAAGAGAGGCCGGGATGTACATCTATCGCTTGGTCCTGCTTCTGGTCGTGGGAATCTATCTGTTTTCTCCAGCCATCATGGATTGGTGGATCGACGCCACGGGCGCCTGGTATCGGCCGTATCTGCTCTGGTTGATCCTGATTGTCGTGACCTTCATCCTGCAGAGCCAAAAAGATGCCGATGAGCTTTAGCCTGACCCAGATGATCCTGATCAGCGCCGCGTACCTGGCGGTGTTGTTCGGCGTTGCCTGGATCAGTGAACGGGGCATGATCCCGCGGGCGATCATTCGCCACCCGCTGACCTACACCCTGTCACTGGGGGTCTACGCCAGTGCCTGGGCGTTTTACGGCACGGTGGGCCTGGCCTATCAGTACGGCTACGGCTTTCTCTCCAGTTATCTCGGGGTCTCCGGCGCGTTTCTGCTGGCGCCGGTGCTGTTGTATCCGATCCTGAAAATCACCCGCACCTATCAACTGTCGTCGCTGGCAGATCTGTTCGCCTTCCGTTTCCGCAGCACCTGGGCCGGCGCACTGACCACGATCTTCATGCTGATCGGCGTACTGCCGCTGCTGGCGCTGCAGATTCAGGCGGTGGCCGATTCCATCGGCATTCTGACCGGCGAGCCGATCCAGAGTCGCGTCGCGCTGGCGTTCTGTGCGCTGATCATCCTGTTCACGATTTTCTTCGGTTCCCGGCATATCGCCACCCGCGAGAAACACGAAGGGCTGGTGTTCGCGATTGCTTTCGAGTCGGTGATCAAATTGATCGCCCTCGGCGGCGTCGGCCTCTATGCACTGTATGGCGTGTTCGACGGTCCGCAACAGCTTGAGCTGTGGCTGCTGCAGAACCAGACCGCCCTCGCCGCCTTGCACACGCCGCTGCAGGAAGGGCCGTGGCGCACGCTGTTACTGGTGTTTTTTGCCTCGGCAATCGTGATGCCGCACATGTATCACATGACCTTCACCGAAAACCTCAATCCGCGCTCGCTGGTCAGCGCCAGTTGGGGCCTGCCGCTGTTCCTGCTGTTGATGAGCCTGGCGGTGCCGCTGATTCTCTGGGCCGGCCTGAAGCTCGGCGCCACCACCGACCCGGAATACTTCACCCTCGGCATCGGCATTGCCGCCAACAGCAAGCCGCTGGCATTGCTGGCATACGTCGGCGGGCTGTCGGCCGCCAGTGGCCTGATCATCGTCACCACCCTGGCGCTGTCGGGCATGGCGCTGAACCACCTGGTGCTGCCCCTGTACCAGCCACCGGCCGAAGGCAATATCTATCGCTGGCTGAAGTGGACCCGTCGGGCCTTGATCGTCGCGATCATCATGGCCGGCTTCGGCTTCTATCTGATGCTCGGCGCCGGACAGGACCTGGCCAACCTCGGCATCGTCGCGTTCGTCGCCACCCTGCAATTCCTGCCCGGCGTGCTCTCGGTGCTGTACTGGCCGACCGCTAACCGTCGCGGCTTTATCGCCGGTCTGCTGGCGGGGATTCTGGTGTGGGTGGTGACCATGCTGCTGCCGCTGGTCGGCAATCTGCAGGGTTTCTACATTCCCCTGCTGAACATGATTTATGTGCTGGACGACACCAGTTGGCACATGGCAGCCATTGCGTCGCTGGCGGCCAACGTCTTGATGTTCACCCTGATCTCGCTGTTCACCAACGCCAGCCCCGAAGAAGCCAGCGCCGCCGAAGCCTGCGCGGTGGATAACGTGCGTCGTCCGCAACGCCGCGAGCTGCACGCCGCCTCGCCCCAGGAGTTCGCCACGCAGCTGGCCAAACCCCTGGGCGCCAAGGCTGCACAGAAGGAAGTCGAGCAGGCCCTGCGCGATCTCTATCTGCCGTTCGACGAACGCCGCCCTTATGCCTTGCGCCGCCTGCGCGACCGCATCGAAGCCAACCTCTCCGGCCTGATGGGTCCGAGCGTGGCGCAGGACATGGTCGAAACCTTCCTGCCGTACAAGGCCGGCGGCGAAAACTACGTCACCGAAGACATCCACTTCATCGAAAGCCGCCTCGAGGACTATCACTCACGCCTCACCGGGTTGGCCGCCGAACTCGACGCCCTGCGCCGCTACCACCGCCAGACCTTGCAGGAGCTGCCGATGGGCGTCTGTTCGCTGGCCAAGGATCAAGAGATCCTGATGTGGAACAAGGCCATGGAAGAACTCACCGGGATCGCCGCACAGCGGGTGGTCGGTTCGCGCCTGAGCACCATCGCCGATCCGTGGAAGCAATTGCTGCAAGGCTTCATCAACCTGCCCGACGAACACTTGCACAAACAGCACCTGGCCCTCGACGGCCAGACCCGCTGGCTGAACCTGCACAAAGCGGCGATCGACGAACCGTTGGCACCGGGCAACAGCGGCCTGGTGCTGCTGGTGGAAGATTTGACCGAAACCCAGATGCTCGAAGACAAGCTGGTGCACTCCGAGCGCCTGGCGAGCATTGGCCGACTGGCGGCGGGTGTAGCCCATGAAATCGGCAACCCGATCACCGGCATCGCCTGTCTGGCGCAGAACCTGCGCGAAGAGCGTGAAGAAGACGGCGAGCTGACAGAAATCAGCGGGCAGATTCTCGAACAGACCAAGCGCGTGTCACGCATCGTGCAGTCGTTGATGAGCTTCGCCCACGCGGGTAGCCACCAGCACAGCGACGAGCCGGTTTGCCTGGCCGAAGTCGCGCAGGACGCGATTGGCCTTCTGGCGCTGAACCGACGCAACTTCGAAGTGCAGTTCTATAACCTGTGCGATCCGGATCACTGGGTCGAAGGCGACCCGCAGCGGCTCGCCCAGGTGCTGATCAATCTGCTCTCCAACGCCCGTGACGCCTCGCCTGCGGGCAGTGCGGTGCGGGTCAAGAGTGAAGCCGGCGAACACACGGTCGATCTGATCGTGGAAGACGAAGGCAGTGGTATTCCGCAGAACATCATGGACCGATTGTTCGAACCTTTCTTCACCACCAAGGATCCTGGCGAAGGCACCGGTCTGGGCCTTGCACTGGTCTATTCCATCGTTGAAGAGCATTATGGACAAATCACCATCGACAGCCCGGCTGATGTACAAAGCCAGCGCGGCACCCGTATCCGGGTGACCTTACCGCGTCATGTCGAAGCGACGTCCGCTGTGAACTGAGACCGTCGAGAGTATCGAATCAATGCCGCACATTTTGATCGTCGAAGACGAAACCATTATCCGCTCCGCCTTGCGCCGCCTGCTGGAACGCAACCAGTACCAGGTAAGCGAAGCCGGTTCAGTGCAGGAAGCACAAGAACGCTTCAGTATTCCCACATTCGATCTGATCGTCAGCGACCTGCGCTTGCCTGGCGCCCCCGGTACCGAGCTGATCAAGCTTGGTCAGGGCAAGCCGGTGCTGATCATGACCAGCTATGCCAGCCTGCGCTCGGCAGTCGACTCGATGAAGATGGGCGCGGTGGACTACATCGCCAAGCCTTTCGATCACGATGAAATGCTCCAGGCCGTTGCGCGGATCCTGCGTGATCACCAGTCGGCGCCTGTCGCCGGCGAGGTGGTTGCCGGCAAAACGACCAACGGCAGCGGCAAAGCCGCCGTCGATAACAGCAACGGTGAGATCGGCATCATCGGTTCGTGCCCACCGATGCAGGACCTGTACGGCAAGATCCGCAAAGTTGCGCCGACTGATTCCAATGTCCTGATCCAGGGTGAATCCGGCACCGGTAAGGAGCTGGTCGCCCGCGCCCTGCACAACCTGTCCAAACGTGCCAAGGCACCGATGATTTCGGTGAACTGCGCAGCCATCCCGGAAAGTCTGATCGAGTCCGAACTGTTCGGTCACGAAAAAGGTGCCTTTACCGGCGCCAGCGCTGGCCGTGCCGGCCTGGTGGAAGCGGCGGACGGCGGCACGCTGTTCCTCGACGAGATCGGCGAACTGCCGCTGGAAGCCCAGGCGCGTCTGCTGCGAGTGTTGCAGGAAGGTGAGATTCGCCGCGTGGGTTCGGTGCAGTCGCAAAAGGTCGATGTGCGCTTGATCGCCGCAACCCACCGCGACCTCAAGAGCCTGGCCAAAATCGGCCAGTTCCGTGAAGACCTTTATTACCGTCTGCACGTGATCGCCCTGAAACTGCCGGCGTTGCGCGAGCGTGGCGCCGACGTCAACGAAATCGCCAATGCATTCCTCGCCCGTCAGAGTGCGCGCATCAATCGTACCGACCTGAAATTTGCCGCCGATGCCGAACAGGCCATTCGTCACTATTCCTGGCCGGGTAACGTGCGTGAGCTGGAAAACGCGGTCGAGCGCGCGGTGATCCTGAGTGAAAGTCCGGAAATCTCCGCCGACCTGCTGGGCATCGACATCGAGCTGAGCGACCTGGAAGACGACGAGTTCATCGGCTTGCCGGCGCAAACCGCGGGTAACACCAGCAACAGCAGCCATGAGCCGACCGAAGACCTGTCGCTGGAAGATTACTTCCAGCACTTCGTCCTCGAGCACCAGGATCACATGACCGAGACCGAACTGGCGCGCAAACTGGGCGTCAGCCGCAAGTGTCTGTGGGAACGCCGGCAGCGCCTGGGCATTCCACGGCGCAAGACCGGGGTCACCAGCGAGAGCTGAACGTTACCTGTCGAGTGTGCGGGTAACGCTTGAATAGGTGAAAAAACTGTTACCTCAGTCCTTTCACGTAACAGAAGCCGGGGTTATCGGTAACGAAACCCCGGCTTTTTTTCGCCCCGAGAAAACCGTTATATCGACCTAACCCCTTGTTTTATTGGGCCTCGCAAAAGTTGGCACGGCACCTGCTATATGTTTGGTACAAGAACAATAACAAGCAATGCACAAGACAATAAAAATAAGACGAATCGACTCACGCACAATAAAAACAAGACGGCGAGAGGCGCAGCTAACTGATTCTTTTGGAGAGGCGTTGTATTTGGGGCTAGCCCCACGACCAGGCCGAGAACAACAAAAACTGTCCTAAGACAGAGCCTGTACTGGTTGGATCGAAAGATCACTGCAATTCAGCGACCAAAGCAATCCGTTTGCTCTTGGCTCCCGATTGGGAGGGTCACGAAGGAAAAGCTTCGTGACGAGGGCACTCAACAAAAACAAAAAGCCCGAATCAATAATAAAAAGAGCACGCAACTACTTCTTGGGGAGCTTCGGCTCCCCTTGTAGTTTCTCCCGCCTGGCAAAATCCCCCTGTTTTCCCTTGCCCGCCCCTTGCAGCTTGCGGCTTACAGCTCAAATCTGCCGTGTCCTACACCATCCCCCGACTAAATGCTAGAATCTGCGCCCAACATG from Pseudomonas sp. P8_229 encodes:
- a CDS encoding sigma-54-dependent transcriptional regulator — its product is MPHILIVEDETIIRSALRRLLERNQYQVSEAGSVQEAQERFSIPTFDLIVSDLRLPGAPGTELIKLGQGKPVLIMTSYASLRSAVDSMKMGAVDYIAKPFDHDEMLQAVARILRDHQSAPVAGEVVAGKTTNGSGKAAVDNSNGEIGIIGSCPPMQDLYGKIRKVAPTDSNVLIQGESGTGKELVARALHNLSKRAKAPMISVNCAAIPESLIESELFGHEKGAFTGASAGRAGLVEAADGGTLFLDEIGELPLEAQARLLRVLQEGEIRRVGSVQSQKVDVRLIAATHRDLKSLAKIGQFREDLYYRLHVIALKLPALRERGADVNEIANAFLARQSARINRTDLKFAADAEQAIRHYSWPGNVRELENAVERAVILSESPEISADLLGIDIELSDLEDDEFIGLPAQTAGNTSNSSHEPTEDLSLEDYFQHFVLEHQDHMTETELARKLGVSRKCLWERRQRLGIPRRKTGVTSES
- the dksA gene encoding RNA polymerase-binding protein DksA — its product is MPTQAKQQQNQTISGFEPYVPAKGEEYMGAPMRAHFTKILNKWKQDLMQEVDRTVDHMKDEAANFPDPADRASQEEEFALELRARDRERKLIKKIDKTLELIQDEEYGWCESCGIEIGVKRLEARPTADLCIDCKTLAEIKEKQVGK
- a CDS encoding sensor histidine kinase; amino-acid sequence: MPMSFSLTQMILISAAYLAVLFGVAWISERGMIPRAIIRHPLTYTLSLGVYASAWAFYGTVGLAYQYGYGFLSSYLGVSGAFLLAPVLLYPILKITRTYQLSSLADLFAFRFRSTWAGALTTIFMLIGVLPLLALQIQAVADSIGILTGEPIQSRVALAFCALIILFTIFFGSRHIATREKHEGLVFAIAFESVIKLIALGGVGLYALYGVFDGPQQLELWLLQNQTALAALHTPLQEGPWRTLLLVFFASAIVMPHMYHMTFTENLNPRSLVSASWGLPLFLLLMSLAVPLILWAGLKLGATTDPEYFTLGIGIAANSKPLALLAYVGGLSAASGLIIVTTLALSGMALNHLVLPLYQPPAEGNIYRWLKWTRRALIVAIIMAGFGFYLMLGAGQDLANLGIVAFVATLQFLPGVLSVLYWPTANRRGFIAGLLAGILVWVVTMLLPLVGNLQGFYIPLLNMIYVLDDTSWHMAAIASLAANVLMFTLISLFTNASPEEASAAEACAVDNVRRPQRRELHAASPQEFATQLAKPLGAKAAQKEVEQALRDLYLPFDERRPYALRRLRDRIEANLSGLMGPSVAQDMVETFLPYKAGGENYVTEDIHFIESRLEDYHSRLTGLAAELDALRRYHRQTLQELPMGVCSLAKDQEILMWNKAMEELTGIAAQRVVGSRLSTIADPWKQLLQGFINLPDEHLHKQHLALDGQTRWLNLHKAAIDEPLAPGNSGLVLLVEDLTETQMLEDKLVHSERLASIGRLAAGVAHEIGNPITGIACLAQNLREEREEDGELTEISGQILEQTKRVSRIVQSLMSFAHAGSHQHSDEPVCLAEVAQDAIGLLALNRRNFEVQFYNLCDPDHWVEGDPQRLAQVLINLLSNARDASPAGSAVRVKSEAGEHTVDLIVEDEGSGIPQNIMDRLFEPFFTTKDPGEGTGLGLALVYSIVEEHYGQITIDSPADVQSQRGTRIRVTLPRHVEATSAVN
- the gluQRS gene encoding tRNA glutamyl-Q(34) synthetase GluQRS; translation: MTAKTFPAYIGRFAPTPSGHLHFGSLVAALASYLDARSAGGRWLVRMEDLDPPREEPGAQTAILTALESYGFEWDGEMVRQSDRHAAYAEVLNSLFNHGLAYACTCSRKHLEPYHGIYPGLCRNAGHAQQDAAIRLRVPELEYHFIDRVQGEFRQHLGRDVGDFVIRRRDGLYAYQLAVVLDDVWQGITDIVRGADLLDSTPRQLYLQELLGFRQPRYLHLPLITQPDGNKLGKSYRSPPLEADQATPLLLRALRALGQNPGAELAHATPQELLKWGASHWDAARIPRTLTLPEAQLQ